A window from Balearica regulorum gibbericeps isolate bBalReg1 chromosome 1, bBalReg1.pri, whole genome shotgun sequence encodes these proteins:
- the POSTN gene encoding periostin isoform X6, whose translation MKIFFLVTFSIFLLSAFEQAAASAHYDKILTHSRIRARDQGPNVCALQQVMGTKKKYFSTCRNWYQGAICGKKATVLYECCPGYMKMDGMRGCPAVAPIDHVYGTLGIVGATSTQQYSDISKLREEIEGRGSFTFFAPSNEAWEQLNSEIHRNLVDNVNIELYNALHHHMVNKRMLTKDLKNGMTLVSMYNNQKLLINHYPNGVVTVNCARIIHGNQIATNGVVHVIDRVLTAVGNTIQDFIEVEDDLSSLRAAAITSDVLDILGRPGHYTLFAPTNEAFERLPRGVLERIMGDKVASEALVKFHILNTLQCSEAITGGAVYETLEGNTVEVGCDGESLTVNGVKMVKRKDIVTSNGVIHLIDEVLIPDSAKQVIELGGAQQTTFTDLVAQLGLASSLRPEGQYTLLAPLNGAFSDDTLRMDQRLLKTILQNHIIKVKVGLNELYNGQELETIGGKLLRVFVYRTAVCIENSCMVRGSKEGRNGFIHIFRQIINPAEKTLHEMLRNDKRFSVFLSLVKAADLDDVLSRPGEWTLFVPTNDAFKGLTDDDKDILIRDKNALRNILLYHLTQGVFIGSGFEPGVTNILKTIQGGKLYLKTVNDTLLVNELKSRESDLMATNGVIHVIDKLLYPADLPVGNDQLLTILKKLIKYIQIKFVRDSTFKEIPLTFYNPSITQLTKLIEGEPEFKIVREGETITKVIHGEPIIKTYTKIIDGRPVEVTEKKVTEERIIQGPEIKYTRITAGGSDNEEKLKKLLEEEVTKVTKFIEGDGHLLEDEEIKRLLQGEAPVRKVQPTRRTQGRRRTRLVHS comes from the exons AACTGTCTTATATGAGTGCTGTCCTGGCTATATGAAGATGGATGGTATGAGAGGATGTCCTGCAG TTGCTCCTATTGATCACGTATATGGCACACTTGGTATTGTGGGAGCTACCTCCACACAGCAGTATTCTGACATATCAAAGCTGAGAGAAGAGATTGAGGGTCGAGGATCATTCACTTTCTTTGCACCAAGCAATGAAGCCTGGGAGCAATTAAATTca gaaATTCACAGAAATTTGGTTGACAATGTAAATATTGAACTATATAACGCTCTCCACCATCACATGGTAAACAAGCGCATGTTGACAAAAGATCTTAAGAATGGCATGACTCTGGTGTCTATGTATAATAACCAGAAATTGCTAATTAACCATTATCCTAATGGA GTTGTTACTGTTAACTGTGCCAGGATCATCCATGGAAACCAGATCGCTACCAATGGTGTTGTTCATGTCATTGATCGTGTCCTGACTGCTGTTGGAAATACCATTCAAGATTTCATTGAAGTTGAGGATGATCTTTCATCTCTTAGA gcTGCTGCCATTACATCAGATGTTTTGGATATTCTTGGAAGGCCTGGTCATTACACACTCTTTGCTCCCACTAATGAAGCTTTTGAGAGACTTCCAAGGGGAGTCTTAGAAAGGATCATGGGTGACAAGGTGGCTTCTGAAG CTCTCGTGAAGttccatattttaaatactctcCAGTGCTCTGAAGCCATCACAGGTGGAGCTGTCTATGAAACCTTGGAAGGAAACACAGTTGAAGTTGGTTGTGATGGTGAAAGTCTGACTGTGAATGGAGTGAAGATGGTGAAACGCAAAGATATTGTGACAAGCAATGGCGTTATCCACCTCATTGATGAAGTGCTAATTCCTGATTCTG CCAAGCAAGTCATTGAGCTTGGGGGTGCCCAGCAGACTACTTTTACAGACCTGGTGGCACAGCTAGGACTGGCATCTTCTCTAAGACCAGAAGGCCAATACACTCTCCTGGCACCTCTGAATGGTGCTTTCTCAG ATGACACCTTAAGGATGGATCAACGCCTTCTTAAAACAATCCTGCAGAATCACATTATAAAAGTGAAAGTTGGGCTCAATGAACTGTACAATGGACAAGAGCTGGAGACTATTGGAGGAAAACTGCTTAGAGTCTTTGTGTATCGCACA GCTGTATGTATTGAAAATTCGTGCATGGTCAGAGGAAGTAAAGAAGGAAGGAATggttttattcacattttcagaCAGATCATCAATCCAGCAGAAAAGACATTGCATGAAATGCTAAGAAATGATAAACGGTTTAG CGTTTTCCTCAGTCTGGTGAAAGCTGCAGATTTAGATGATGTTCTGTCACGGCCTGGAGAATGGACTCTGTTTGTTCCAACTAATGATGCCTTTAAAGGTTTGACTGATGACGATAAGGATATATTGATAA gaGACAAAAATGCTCTCAGGAACATTCTCCTTTACCACTTGACACAAGGAGTTTTCATTGGAAGTGGCTTTGAGCCTGGTGTGACAAACATTCTTAAAACTATCCAAGGAGGGAAACTCTACTTGAAAACA GTGAATGATACTCTTCTGGTTAATGAACTGAAATCAAGAGAATCTGATCTCATGGCAACCAATGGTGTCATTCATGTTATTGATAAACTGCTATATCCAGCGG ATCTGCCTGTTGGAAATGATCAATTGCTCACAATCCTGAAGAAGTTGATTAAGTACATTCAAATTAAG tTTGTTCGTGACAGTACCTTCAAAGAGATTCCACTGACGTTTTACA ACCCATCTATCACACAGCTCACTAAATTAATTGAAGGGGAACCTGAGTTCAAAATAGTCAGGGAAGGGGAGACAATAACTAAAGTGATTCATGGAG AACCAATTATTAAAACATATACCAAAATCATTGATGGGCGACCTGTGgaagtgacagagaaaaaagtaacagaagaaagaattatTCAAG gtcctgaaataaaatataccaGAATTACTGCAGGTGGTTCAGACAATgaagaaaagttaaagaaatTGCTTGAGGAAG AGGTTACCAAGGTGACCAAATTTATTGAAGGTGATGGTCATTTACTTGAAGATGAAGAAATCAAAAGACTTCTGCAGGGAG aagCACCTGTACGGAAAGTACAACCAACCAGGAGGACACAag GAAGAAGGAGGACAAGACTAGTTCATTCCTAA
- the POSTN gene encoding periostin isoform X7 produces the protein MKIFFLVTFSIFLLSAFEQAAASAHYDKILTHSRIRARDQGPNVCALQQVMGTKKKYFSTCRNWYQGAICGKKATVLYECCPGYMKMDGMRGCPAVAPIDHVYGTLGIVGATSTQQYSDISKLREEIEGRGSFTFFAPSNEAWEQLNSEIHRNLVDNVNIELYNALHHHMVNKRMLTKDLKNGMTLVSMYNNQKLLINHYPNGVVTVNCARIIHGNQIATNGVVHVIDRVLTAVGNTIQDFIEVEDDLSSLRAAAITSDVLDILGRPGHYTLFAPTNEAFERLPRGVLERIMGDKVASEALVKFHILNTLQCSEAITGGAVYETLEGNTVEVGCDGESLTVNGVKMVKRKDIVTSNGVIHLIDEVLIPDSAKQVIELGGAQQTTFTDLVAQLGLASSLRPEGQYTLLAPLNGAFSDDTLRMDQRLLKTILQNHIIKVKVGLNELYNGQELETIGGKLLRVFVYRTAVCIENSCMVRGSKEGRNGFIHIFRQIINPAEKTLHEMLRNDKRFSVFLSLVKAADLDDVLSRPGEWTLFVPTNDAFKGLTDDDKDILIRDKNALRNILLYHLTQGVFIGSGFEPGVTNILKTIQGGKLYLKTVNDTLLVNELKSRESDLMATNGVIHVIDKLLYPADLPVGNDQLLTILKKLIKYIQIKFVRDSTFKEIPLTFYNPSITQLTKLIEGEPEFKIVREGETITKVIHGGPEIKYTRITAGGSDNEEKLKKLLEEEVTKVTKFIEGDGHLLEDEEIKRLLQGAGTEYTKVTKVIEGEPQIIEREIKKVHLEEAPVRKVQPTRRTQGRRRTRLVHS, from the exons AACTGTCTTATATGAGTGCTGTCCTGGCTATATGAAGATGGATGGTATGAGAGGATGTCCTGCAG TTGCTCCTATTGATCACGTATATGGCACACTTGGTATTGTGGGAGCTACCTCCACACAGCAGTATTCTGACATATCAAAGCTGAGAGAAGAGATTGAGGGTCGAGGATCATTCACTTTCTTTGCACCAAGCAATGAAGCCTGGGAGCAATTAAATTca gaaATTCACAGAAATTTGGTTGACAATGTAAATATTGAACTATATAACGCTCTCCACCATCACATGGTAAACAAGCGCATGTTGACAAAAGATCTTAAGAATGGCATGACTCTGGTGTCTATGTATAATAACCAGAAATTGCTAATTAACCATTATCCTAATGGA GTTGTTACTGTTAACTGTGCCAGGATCATCCATGGAAACCAGATCGCTACCAATGGTGTTGTTCATGTCATTGATCGTGTCCTGACTGCTGTTGGAAATACCATTCAAGATTTCATTGAAGTTGAGGATGATCTTTCATCTCTTAGA gcTGCTGCCATTACATCAGATGTTTTGGATATTCTTGGAAGGCCTGGTCATTACACACTCTTTGCTCCCACTAATGAAGCTTTTGAGAGACTTCCAAGGGGAGTCTTAGAAAGGATCATGGGTGACAAGGTGGCTTCTGAAG CTCTCGTGAAGttccatattttaaatactctcCAGTGCTCTGAAGCCATCACAGGTGGAGCTGTCTATGAAACCTTGGAAGGAAACACAGTTGAAGTTGGTTGTGATGGTGAAAGTCTGACTGTGAATGGAGTGAAGATGGTGAAACGCAAAGATATTGTGACAAGCAATGGCGTTATCCACCTCATTGATGAAGTGCTAATTCCTGATTCTG CCAAGCAAGTCATTGAGCTTGGGGGTGCCCAGCAGACTACTTTTACAGACCTGGTGGCACAGCTAGGACTGGCATCTTCTCTAAGACCAGAAGGCCAATACACTCTCCTGGCACCTCTGAATGGTGCTTTCTCAG ATGACACCTTAAGGATGGATCAACGCCTTCTTAAAACAATCCTGCAGAATCACATTATAAAAGTGAAAGTTGGGCTCAATGAACTGTACAATGGACAAGAGCTGGAGACTATTGGAGGAAAACTGCTTAGAGTCTTTGTGTATCGCACA GCTGTATGTATTGAAAATTCGTGCATGGTCAGAGGAAGTAAAGAAGGAAGGAATggttttattcacattttcagaCAGATCATCAATCCAGCAGAAAAGACATTGCATGAAATGCTAAGAAATGATAAACGGTTTAG CGTTTTCCTCAGTCTGGTGAAAGCTGCAGATTTAGATGATGTTCTGTCACGGCCTGGAGAATGGACTCTGTTTGTTCCAACTAATGATGCCTTTAAAGGTTTGACTGATGACGATAAGGATATATTGATAA gaGACAAAAATGCTCTCAGGAACATTCTCCTTTACCACTTGACACAAGGAGTTTTCATTGGAAGTGGCTTTGAGCCTGGTGTGACAAACATTCTTAAAACTATCCAAGGAGGGAAACTCTACTTGAAAACA GTGAATGATACTCTTCTGGTTAATGAACTGAAATCAAGAGAATCTGATCTCATGGCAACCAATGGTGTCATTCATGTTATTGATAAACTGCTATATCCAGCGG ATCTGCCTGTTGGAAATGATCAATTGCTCACAATCCTGAAGAAGTTGATTAAGTACATTCAAATTAAG tTTGTTCGTGACAGTACCTTCAAAGAGATTCCACTGACGTTTTACA ACCCATCTATCACACAGCTCACTAAATTAATTGAAGGGGAACCTGAGTTCAAAATAGTCAGGGAAGGGGAGACAATAACTAAAGTGATTCATGGAG gtcctgaaataaaatataccaGAATTACTGCAGGTGGTTCAGACAATgaagaaaagttaaagaaatTGCTTGAGGAAG AGGTTACCAAGGTGACCAAATTTATTGAAGGTGATGGTCATTTACTTGAAGATGAAGAAATCAAAAGACTTCTGCAGGGAG CTGGAACTGAGTACACCAAGGTTACTAAAGTAATTGAGGGAGAGCCACAGATTATCGAGAGAGAAATCAAGAAAGTCCATCTGGAAG aagCACCTGTACGGAAAGTACAACCAACCAGGAGGACACAag GAAGAAGGAGGACAAGACTAGTTCATTCCTAA
- the POSTN gene encoding periostin isoform X10, which yields MKIFFLVTFSIFLLSAFEQAAASAHYDKILTHSRIRARDQGPNVCALQQVMGTKKKYFSTCRNWYQGAICGKKATVLYECCPGYMKMDGMRGCPAVAPIDHVYGTLGIVGATSTQQYSDISKLREEIEGRGSFTFFAPSNEAWEQLNSEIHRNLVDNVNIELYNALHHHMVNKRMLTKDLKNGMTLVSMYNNQKLLINHYPNGVVTVNCARIIHGNQIATNGVVHVIDRVLTAVGNTIQDFIEVEDDLSSLRAAAITSDVLDILGRPGHYTLFAPTNEAFERLPRGVLERIMGDKVASEALVKFHILNTLQCSEAITGGAVYETLEGNTVEVGCDGESLTVNGVKMVKRKDIVTSNGVIHLIDEVLIPDSAKQVIELGGAQQTTFTDLVAQLGLASSLRPEGQYTLLAPLNGAFSDDTLRMDQRLLKTILQNHIIKVKVGLNELYNGQELETIGGKLLRVFVYRTAVCIENSCMVRGSKEGRNGFIHIFRQIINPAEKTLHEMLRNDKRFSVFLSLVKAADLDDVLSRPGEWTLFVPTNDAFKGLTDDDKDILIRDKNALRNILLYHLTQGVFIGSGFEPGVTNILKTIQGGKLYLKTVNDTLLVNELKSRESDLMATNGVIHVIDKLLYPADLPVGNDQLLTILKKLIKYIQIKFVRDSTFKEIPLTFYKINIIESNVQPIIRKEEPIIKTYTKIIDGRPVEVTEKKVTEERIIQGPEIKYTRITAGGSDNEEKLKKLLEEEVTKVTKFIEGDGHLLEDEEIKRLLQGEAPVRKVQPTRRTQGRRRTRLVHS from the exons AACTGTCTTATATGAGTGCTGTCCTGGCTATATGAAGATGGATGGTATGAGAGGATGTCCTGCAG TTGCTCCTATTGATCACGTATATGGCACACTTGGTATTGTGGGAGCTACCTCCACACAGCAGTATTCTGACATATCAAAGCTGAGAGAAGAGATTGAGGGTCGAGGATCATTCACTTTCTTTGCACCAAGCAATGAAGCCTGGGAGCAATTAAATTca gaaATTCACAGAAATTTGGTTGACAATGTAAATATTGAACTATATAACGCTCTCCACCATCACATGGTAAACAAGCGCATGTTGACAAAAGATCTTAAGAATGGCATGACTCTGGTGTCTATGTATAATAACCAGAAATTGCTAATTAACCATTATCCTAATGGA GTTGTTACTGTTAACTGTGCCAGGATCATCCATGGAAACCAGATCGCTACCAATGGTGTTGTTCATGTCATTGATCGTGTCCTGACTGCTGTTGGAAATACCATTCAAGATTTCATTGAAGTTGAGGATGATCTTTCATCTCTTAGA gcTGCTGCCATTACATCAGATGTTTTGGATATTCTTGGAAGGCCTGGTCATTACACACTCTTTGCTCCCACTAATGAAGCTTTTGAGAGACTTCCAAGGGGAGTCTTAGAAAGGATCATGGGTGACAAGGTGGCTTCTGAAG CTCTCGTGAAGttccatattttaaatactctcCAGTGCTCTGAAGCCATCACAGGTGGAGCTGTCTATGAAACCTTGGAAGGAAACACAGTTGAAGTTGGTTGTGATGGTGAAAGTCTGACTGTGAATGGAGTGAAGATGGTGAAACGCAAAGATATTGTGACAAGCAATGGCGTTATCCACCTCATTGATGAAGTGCTAATTCCTGATTCTG CCAAGCAAGTCATTGAGCTTGGGGGTGCCCAGCAGACTACTTTTACAGACCTGGTGGCACAGCTAGGACTGGCATCTTCTCTAAGACCAGAAGGCCAATACACTCTCCTGGCACCTCTGAATGGTGCTTTCTCAG ATGACACCTTAAGGATGGATCAACGCCTTCTTAAAACAATCCTGCAGAATCACATTATAAAAGTGAAAGTTGGGCTCAATGAACTGTACAATGGACAAGAGCTGGAGACTATTGGAGGAAAACTGCTTAGAGTCTTTGTGTATCGCACA GCTGTATGTATTGAAAATTCGTGCATGGTCAGAGGAAGTAAAGAAGGAAGGAATggttttattcacattttcagaCAGATCATCAATCCAGCAGAAAAGACATTGCATGAAATGCTAAGAAATGATAAACGGTTTAG CGTTTTCCTCAGTCTGGTGAAAGCTGCAGATTTAGATGATGTTCTGTCACGGCCTGGAGAATGGACTCTGTTTGTTCCAACTAATGATGCCTTTAAAGGTTTGACTGATGACGATAAGGATATATTGATAA gaGACAAAAATGCTCTCAGGAACATTCTCCTTTACCACTTGACACAAGGAGTTTTCATTGGAAGTGGCTTTGAGCCTGGTGTGACAAACATTCTTAAAACTATCCAAGGAGGGAAACTCTACTTGAAAACA GTGAATGATACTCTTCTGGTTAATGAACTGAAATCAAGAGAATCTGATCTCATGGCAACCAATGGTGTCATTCATGTTATTGATAAACTGCTATATCCAGCGG ATCTGCCTGTTGGAAATGATCAATTGCTCACAATCCTGAAGAAGTTGATTAAGTACATTCAAATTAAG tTTGTTCGTGACAGTACCTTCAAAGAGATTCCACTGACGTTTTACA AAATTAACATAATTGAAAGCAACGTCCAGCCCATCATCAGAAAGGAAG AACCAATTATTAAAACATATACCAAAATCATTGATGGGCGACCTGTGgaagtgacagagaaaaaagtaacagaagaaagaattatTCAAG gtcctgaaataaaatataccaGAATTACTGCAGGTGGTTCAGACAATgaagaaaagttaaagaaatTGCTTGAGGAAG AGGTTACCAAGGTGACCAAATTTATTGAAGGTGATGGTCATTTACTTGAAGATGAAGAAATCAAAAGACTTCTGCAGGGAG aagCACCTGTACGGAAAGTACAACCAACCAGGAGGACACAag GAAGAAGGAGGACAAGACTAGTTCATTCCTAA
- the POSTN gene encoding periostin isoform X1, which yields MKIFFLVTFSIFLLSAFEQAAASAHYDKILTHSRIRARDQGPNVCALQQVMGTKKKYFSTCRNWYQGAICGKKATVLYECCPGYMKMDGMRGCPAVAPIDHVYGTLGIVGATSTQQYSDISKLREEIEGRGSFTFFAPSNEAWEQLNSEIHRNLVDNVNIELYNALHHHMVNKRMLTKDLKNGMTLVSMYNNQKLLINHYPNGVVTVNCARIIHGNQIATNGVVHVIDRVLTAVGNTIQDFIEVEDDLSSLRAAAITSDVLDILGRPGHYTLFAPTNEAFERLPRGVLERIMGDKVASEALVKFHILNTLQCSEAITGGAVYETLEGNTVEVGCDGESLTVNGVKMVKRKDIVTSNGVIHLIDEVLIPDSAKQVIELGGAQQTTFTDLVAQLGLASSLRPEGQYTLLAPLNGAFSDDTLRMDQRLLKTILQNHIIKVKVGLNELYNGQELETIGGKLLRVFVYRTAVCIENSCMVRGSKEGRNGFIHIFRQIINPAEKTLHEMLRNDKRFSVFLSLVKAADLDDVLSRPGEWTLFVPTNDAFKGLTDDDKDILIRDKNALRNILLYHLTQGVFIGSGFEPGVTNILKTIQGGKLYLKTVNDTLLVNELKSRESDLMATNGVIHVIDKLLYPADLPVGNDQLLTILKKLIKYIQIKFVRDSTFKEIPLTFYKINIIESNVQPIIRKEDPSITQLTKLIEGEPEFKIVREGETITKVIHGEPIIKTYTKIIDGRPVEVTEKKVTEERIIQGPEIKYTRITAGGSDNEEKLKKLLEEEVTKVTKFIEGDGHLLEDEEIKRLLQGAGTEYTKVTKVIEGEPQIIEREIKKVHLEEAPVRKVQPTRRTQGRRRTRLVHS from the exons AACTGTCTTATATGAGTGCTGTCCTGGCTATATGAAGATGGATGGTATGAGAGGATGTCCTGCAG TTGCTCCTATTGATCACGTATATGGCACACTTGGTATTGTGGGAGCTACCTCCACACAGCAGTATTCTGACATATCAAAGCTGAGAGAAGAGATTGAGGGTCGAGGATCATTCACTTTCTTTGCACCAAGCAATGAAGCCTGGGAGCAATTAAATTca gaaATTCACAGAAATTTGGTTGACAATGTAAATATTGAACTATATAACGCTCTCCACCATCACATGGTAAACAAGCGCATGTTGACAAAAGATCTTAAGAATGGCATGACTCTGGTGTCTATGTATAATAACCAGAAATTGCTAATTAACCATTATCCTAATGGA GTTGTTACTGTTAACTGTGCCAGGATCATCCATGGAAACCAGATCGCTACCAATGGTGTTGTTCATGTCATTGATCGTGTCCTGACTGCTGTTGGAAATACCATTCAAGATTTCATTGAAGTTGAGGATGATCTTTCATCTCTTAGA gcTGCTGCCATTACATCAGATGTTTTGGATATTCTTGGAAGGCCTGGTCATTACACACTCTTTGCTCCCACTAATGAAGCTTTTGAGAGACTTCCAAGGGGAGTCTTAGAAAGGATCATGGGTGACAAGGTGGCTTCTGAAG CTCTCGTGAAGttccatattttaaatactctcCAGTGCTCTGAAGCCATCACAGGTGGAGCTGTCTATGAAACCTTGGAAGGAAACACAGTTGAAGTTGGTTGTGATGGTGAAAGTCTGACTGTGAATGGAGTGAAGATGGTGAAACGCAAAGATATTGTGACAAGCAATGGCGTTATCCACCTCATTGATGAAGTGCTAATTCCTGATTCTG CCAAGCAAGTCATTGAGCTTGGGGGTGCCCAGCAGACTACTTTTACAGACCTGGTGGCACAGCTAGGACTGGCATCTTCTCTAAGACCAGAAGGCCAATACACTCTCCTGGCACCTCTGAATGGTGCTTTCTCAG ATGACACCTTAAGGATGGATCAACGCCTTCTTAAAACAATCCTGCAGAATCACATTATAAAAGTGAAAGTTGGGCTCAATGAACTGTACAATGGACAAGAGCTGGAGACTATTGGAGGAAAACTGCTTAGAGTCTTTGTGTATCGCACA GCTGTATGTATTGAAAATTCGTGCATGGTCAGAGGAAGTAAAGAAGGAAGGAATggttttattcacattttcagaCAGATCATCAATCCAGCAGAAAAGACATTGCATGAAATGCTAAGAAATGATAAACGGTTTAG CGTTTTCCTCAGTCTGGTGAAAGCTGCAGATTTAGATGATGTTCTGTCACGGCCTGGAGAATGGACTCTGTTTGTTCCAACTAATGATGCCTTTAAAGGTTTGACTGATGACGATAAGGATATATTGATAA gaGACAAAAATGCTCTCAGGAACATTCTCCTTTACCACTTGACACAAGGAGTTTTCATTGGAAGTGGCTTTGAGCCTGGTGTGACAAACATTCTTAAAACTATCCAAGGAGGGAAACTCTACTTGAAAACA GTGAATGATACTCTTCTGGTTAATGAACTGAAATCAAGAGAATCTGATCTCATGGCAACCAATGGTGTCATTCATGTTATTGATAAACTGCTATATCCAGCGG ATCTGCCTGTTGGAAATGATCAATTGCTCACAATCCTGAAGAAGTTGATTAAGTACATTCAAATTAAG tTTGTTCGTGACAGTACCTTCAAAGAGATTCCACTGACGTTTTACA AAATTAACATAATTGAAAGCAACGTCCAGCCCATCATCAGAAAGGAAG ACCCATCTATCACACAGCTCACTAAATTAATTGAAGGGGAACCTGAGTTCAAAATAGTCAGGGAAGGGGAGACAATAACTAAAGTGATTCATGGAG AACCAATTATTAAAACATATACCAAAATCATTGATGGGCGACCTGTGgaagtgacagagaaaaaagtaacagaagaaagaattatTCAAG gtcctgaaataaaatataccaGAATTACTGCAGGTGGTTCAGACAATgaagaaaagttaaagaaatTGCTTGAGGAAG AGGTTACCAAGGTGACCAAATTTATTGAAGGTGATGGTCATTTACTTGAAGATGAAGAAATCAAAAGACTTCTGCAGGGAG CTGGAACTGAGTACACCAAGGTTACTAAAGTAATTGAGGGAGAGCCACAGATTATCGAGAGAGAAATCAAGAAAGTCCATCTGGAAG aagCACCTGTACGGAAAGTACAACCAACCAGGAGGACACAag GAAGAAGGAGGACAAGACTAGTTCATTCCTAA